One genomic window of Mycolicibacterium neoaurum includes the following:
- a CDS encoding GuaB1 family IMP dehydrogenase-related protein encodes MRFLDGHRPPYDLTYNDVFIVPGRSEAASRFDVDLSTVDGSGTTIPVVVANMTAVAGRRMAETVARRGGIVVIPQDIPLSAVRHTVDFVKSRDLIADTPVQLAPDDSVTDALALINKRAHGAAVVVSEGRPVGVVTEAGCAGVDRFARVRDVATTDFVTAPAGTDPRKVFDLLDHAPVGVAVLTDGAGNLAGVLTRTGAVRAGIYSPAVDDAGRLRIAAAVGINGDVAAKARDLAESGVDLIVIDTAHGHQVKMLDAVAAVAGLDLGLPLAAGNVVSAGGTRDLINAGASIVKVGVGPGAMCTTRMMTGVGRPQFSAVVECASAARELGGHVWADGGVRHPRDVALALAAGASNVMIGSWFAGTYESPGDLLRDRDGHPYKESYGMASKRAVAARTAADGAFDRARKALFEEGISSSRMSLDHNRGGVEDLLDHITSGVRSTCTYVGARTLPELHDKVVLGVQSAAGFAEGHPLPTGW; translated from the coding sequence ATGCGCTTTCTCGACGGCCACCGTCCCCCGTACGACCTGACCTACAACGATGTCTTCATCGTGCCGGGCCGCTCGGAGGCTGCCTCCCGCTTCGACGTGGATCTGTCCACCGTCGACGGGTCGGGCACCACTATCCCGGTCGTGGTGGCGAACATGACCGCGGTCGCCGGTCGGCGGATGGCCGAGACGGTGGCCCGTCGCGGCGGCATCGTGGTCATCCCCCAGGACATTCCGCTGTCCGCCGTGCGGCACACCGTCGATTTCGTCAAGAGCCGTGACCTGATCGCCGACACCCCGGTTCAGCTCGCGCCGGACGACTCGGTCACCGATGCGCTCGCGCTGATCAACAAGCGGGCCCACGGCGCGGCCGTCGTCGTCTCCGAGGGCAGGCCCGTCGGCGTCGTCACCGAGGCCGGGTGCGCCGGTGTCGACCGGTTCGCCCGGGTGCGCGATGTGGCCACCACCGATTTCGTGACCGCGCCGGCCGGTACCGACCCGCGCAAGGTGTTCGATCTGCTCGACCACGCGCCGGTGGGCGTCGCGGTGCTCACCGACGGTGCCGGAAATCTGGCCGGGGTGCTGACCCGAACCGGTGCCGTGCGCGCAGGCATCTACTCCCCCGCCGTCGACGACGCGGGCCGGCTGCGTATCGCGGCCGCCGTCGGCATCAACGGTGACGTCGCAGCCAAGGCCCGCGACCTCGCCGAATCCGGTGTCGACCTGATCGTCATCGACACCGCGCACGGCCATCAGGTGAAGATGCTGGACGCGGTGGCCGCCGTCGCCGGCCTCGACCTGGGACTACCGCTGGCGGCGGGCAATGTCGTCTCGGCGGGCGGCACCCGCGATCTGATCAACGCCGGCGCCTCGATCGTCAAGGTCGGCGTCGGCCCCGGCGCGATGTGCACCACCAGGATGATGACCGGCGTCGGCCGCCCGCAGTTCTCCGCCGTCGTCGAATGCGCCTCGGCAGCAAGAGAACTCGGCGGCCACGTGTGGGCCGACGGCGGTGTGCGCCACCCGCGCGACGTGGCCCTCGCCCTGGCAGCCGGTGCGTCCAACGTGATGATCGGTTCCTGGTTCGCCGGCACCTACGAATCCCCCGGCGATCTGCTCCGCGACCGCGACGGTCACCCCTACAAGGAGAGCTACGGCATGGCCTCCAAGCGGGCCGTCGCCGCCCGCACCGCGGCCGACGGTGCCTTCGATCGGGCCCGCAAGGCGCTGTTCGAAGAGGGGATCTCCAGCTCCCGGATGAGCCTGGACCACAACCGGGGTGGCGTCGAGGACCTGTTGGACCACATCACCTCCGGTGTGCGCAGCACCTGCACCTACGTCGGCGCGCGGACTCTGCCCGAGCTGCACGACAAGGTCGTCCTCGGCGTGCAGTCGGCCGCCGGTTTCGCCGAAGGCCATCCGCTGCCGACGGGTTGGTGA